A window of the Citrus sinensis cultivar Valencia sweet orange chromosome 9, DVS_A1.0, whole genome shotgun sequence genome harbors these coding sequences:
- the LOC102622017 gene encoding UMP-CMP kinase isoform X2, with protein MWRRAASLSPFISSSGSLIRNHQTAYNLKIWESFTTEIPTQVKGGKGPFICFVLGGPGSGKGTQCAKIVKNYGLTHLSAGELLRREIASNSEYGTTILNTIKEGKIVPSEVTVSLIQKEMESSDSKKFLIDGFPRSEENRAAFERIMGAEPDIVLFFDCPEEEMVNRVLNRNEGRVDDNIDTVRKRLQVFKALNLPVINYYARRGKLYTKVLHSDQCSGNSR; from the exons ATGTGGAGGCGCGCGGCTTCGCTTTCTCCTTTCATCTCTTCCTCAGGATCATTGATTCGCAATCATCAG ACAGCTTACAACTTGAAGATTTGGGAATCATTTACCACGGAAATACCCACCCAG GTAAAAGGAGGCAAGGGTCCATTCATATGTTTCGTCTTAG GTGGCCCTGGTAGTGGAAAAGGTACGCAATGTGCAAAAATTGTGAAGAATTACGGATTGACACATCTAAGTGCGGGAGAGTTATTAAGGAGAGAAATAGCTTCTAACAGTGAATATGG CACCACAATTCTCAACACAatcaaagaaggaaaaattgtCCCTTCAGAAGTAACAGTCAGCCTGATCCAAAAGGAGATGGAATCAAGTGATAgcaaaaaatttctaattgaTGGTTTTCCCCGAAGTGAGGAGAATCGTGCAGCATTTGAACGGATT ATGGGAGCAGAACCAGATATTGTTCTTTTCTTCGATTGCCCTGAAGAAGAGATGGTGAATCGAGTGCTGAACCGCAATGAG GGTCGAGTTGATGATAACATTGACACAGTCCGGAAACGTCTCCAAGTGTTTAAAGCATTGAATCTTCCTGTTATCAATTACTATGCAAGGAGGGGAAAGCTTTATACg AAGGTTTTGCATTCAGATCAATGCAGTGGGAACAGtagatga
- the LOC112499593 gene encoding pentatricopeptide repeat-containing protein At4g25270, chloroplastic — protein sequence MVTILYPPSSFHTSLVIIHCGSKNKRSRKQRRQKQQQISRNRITTFSSYPKSSPTPLLTNQKAFPKTKLQALDSIIQDLESSVQNGITVQTETFASLLETCYQLKAVEHGIKLHRLIPTNLLRKNKGISSKLLRLYATFGLIDEAHQVFDQMSNRTAFAFPWNSLISGYAELGEYEDAIALYFQMEEEGVEPDQFTFPRVLKACAGLGLIRVGEKVHLDAVRFGFGFDGFVLNALVDMYAKCGDIVKARTVFDRIGNKDLISYNSMLTGYIHHGLLVEAFDIFRGMILNGFDPDPVAISSILANASLLRIGAQVHGWVLRRGVEWDLCIANSLIVVYSKDGKLDQACWLFDHMPQKDVVSWNSIIHAHSKDHEVLIYFEQMERDGVLPDHITFVSLLSACAHLGSVKDGERLFSVMVEKYGISPRVEHYACMVNLYGRAGLIDEAYSMIVEKMEFEASPVVWGALLYACYLHGNVCMGETAAQKLFELEPDNEHNFELLIKIYGNGGRLDDVERVERMLVDRGLEF from the coding sequence ATGGTGACAATTCTTTATCCACCAAGCAGCTTCCACACTTCTCTGGTCATCATCCACTGCGGTTCCAAAAACAAGAGAAGTAGGAAACAGAGACgacaaaaacaacaacaaatttcTCGAAACAGAATCACCACTTTCTCCTCTTATCCAAAATCATCCCCAACCCCACTTCTAACTAATCAAAAAGCTTTCCCCAAAACTAAACTCCAAGCCTTAGACTCCATCATTCAAGACCTCGAATCCTCTGTTCAAAACGGCATCACTGTGCAAACTGAAACCTTCGCTTCTCTTCTTGAGACGTGTTACCAATTAAAAGCCGTAGAACATGGAATTAAGCTTCATCGTTTGATACCCACAAATCTTTTACGCAAAAATAAGGGCATTTCGTCAAAATTGCTGAGGTTATACGCAACGTTTGGCCTTATCGATGAAGCGCACCAAGTTTTTGATCAAATGTCTAATAGAACAGCGTTTGCGTTTCCTTGGAATTCGCTTATATCAGGATATGCTGAATTGGGTGAGTATGAAGACGCCATAGCGCTTTACTTCCAAATGGAGGAAGAAGGCGTTGAACCGGACCAGTTCACATTCCCTCGAGTGTTGAAAGCTTGTGCTGGACTTGGGTTAATTCGGGTTGGTGAGAAGGTTCACCTTGATGCGGTGCGTTTTGGGTTTGGTTTCGATGGTTTTGTGCTTAATGCTCTTGTTGATATGTACGCAAAATGCGGTGACATTGTTAAGGCTAGAACGGTTTTCGATAGGATTGGTAATAAGGACTTGATTTCTTATAATTCAATGTTGACAGGTTACATTCATCACGGGCTTTTAGTGGAAGCGTTTGATATTTTTCGTGGGATGATTCTAAATGGATTTGATCCCGATCCTGTGGCTATATCATCAATTCTTGCTAATGCATCCTTGTTAAGAATTGGTGCTCAAGTTCATGGGTGGGTTCTTAGGCGTGGAGTTGAGTGGGACTTGTGCATTGCTAATTCTTTGATTGTAGTTTACTCCAAGGACGGGAAGTTGGACCAAGCATGTTGGTTGTTCGATCACATGCCTCAAAAAGACGTTGTGTCGTGGAATTCTATAATTCATGCTCATTCAAAGGACCATGAagtgttaatttattttgaacagaTGGAAAGGGATGGGGTTTTACCTGATCATATAACGTTTGTGTCGTTGCTATCGGCTTGTGCTCATTTAGGATCGGTGAAAGATGGGGAGAGGTTATTTTCTGTTATGGTAGAGAAGTATGGAATTAGCCCTCGAGTTGAACACTATGCTTGCATGGTGAATCTTTATGGAAGAGCAGGGTTGATTGATGAGGCTTATTCGATGATAGTAGAAAAGATGGAGTTTGAGGCTAGTCCAGTCGTGTGGGGTGCACTATTATATGCTTGCTACCTTCATGGAAATGTATGTATGGGGGAGACCGCTGCACAAAAGCTTTTTGAGTTGGAGCCTGATAATGAGCATAATTTCGAACTTTTGATCAAGATCTATGGTAATGGAGGGAGGTTGGATGACGTAGAGAGAGTAGAAAGAATGTTGGTGGACAGAGGATTGGAGTTTTAA
- the LOC102622017 gene encoding UMP-CMP kinase isoform X1, translating to MWRRAASLSPFISSSGSLIRNHQTAYNLKIWESFTTEIPTQVKGGKGPFICFVLGGPGSGKGTQCAKIVKNYGLTHLSAGELLRREIASNSEYGTTILNTIKEGKIVPSEVTVSLIQKEMESSDSKKFLIDGFPRSEENRAAFERIMGAEPDIVLFFDCPEEEMVNRVLNRNEGRVDDNIDTVRKRLQVFKALNLPVINYYARRGKLYTINAVGTVDEIFEQVRAVFAALKLATE from the exons ATGTGGAGGCGCGCGGCTTCGCTTTCTCCTTTCATCTCTTCCTCAGGATCATTGATTCGCAATCATCAG ACAGCTTACAACTTGAAGATTTGGGAATCATTTACCACGGAAATACCCACCCAG GTAAAAGGAGGCAAGGGTCCATTCATATGTTTCGTCTTAG GTGGCCCTGGTAGTGGAAAAGGTACGCAATGTGCAAAAATTGTGAAGAATTACGGATTGACACATCTAAGTGCGGGAGAGTTATTAAGGAGAGAAATAGCTTCTAACAGTGAATATGG CACCACAATTCTCAACACAatcaaagaaggaaaaattgtCCCTTCAGAAGTAACAGTCAGCCTGATCCAAAAGGAGATGGAATCAAGTGATAgcaaaaaatttctaattgaTGGTTTTCCCCGAAGTGAGGAGAATCGTGCAGCATTTGAACGGATT ATGGGAGCAGAACCAGATATTGTTCTTTTCTTCGATTGCCCTGAAGAAGAGATGGTGAATCGAGTGCTGAACCGCAATGAG GGTCGAGTTGATGATAACATTGACACAGTCCGGAAACGTCTCCAAGTGTTTAAAGCATTGAATCTTCCTGTTATCAATTACTATGCAAGGAGGGGAAAGCTTTATACg ATCAATGCAGTGGGAACAGtagatgaaatttttgaacAAGTTCGTGCAGTTTTTGCTGCACTCAAG CTGGCGACAGAATGA